The region gttaagaaaacaatctaaatttTGACATGAAAGTTAAGGATACTCCTCCCTAACTGTCAGCTgttattttttaagagaaaggaaACCAACTAATAGCACACTAACTGAACACTACAGAACTTGTGGCACTCATTTTCAGTGTTGGAGAATTCTGTCATTGGACAGATATGGGAAAGCTCGGGATTTGGTGTCTGATCAATTTGTTCAGCACAATCACTCATAAATGTAAATAATTATGTTCACATTACATACGCataaatatctatatttttatatttctaggaAAACTACCGAGCTGCCATCAAAGCAGAGAGGATCATCAAAAACCTCGTGAAGAACCTGAATAGTGAGAATGAACAGCTGCAGGAACATTGTGCCATGGCCATCTACCAGGTGGGCTGCTCTCCAGAGGCCTTCCTTGCTCCTCTAGTTAAAGGCACTGCTTCTCCATCTACTCAGTGGAACCAGCTCTCCAGAAGCCTTCCTTGCTCTTCTAGTTAAAGGCACTGGTTCAAAACTCATCGTCTCTTCCTCTGGGGAGCTGTGTGATTTGTGCACTGTGTCTCAAATAtctgacagaaaaaagaaaggaaggggtgaTTTGGGCTTGTGCTTTTAGACACCGTAAAATAATCATTGTAGAGCCAGTTCAGTGGCAGGGAGAGTGGTGGAGGTTGTTCTCTTCAACACAGACTGccagcaagcagagagagagagagagaaacagagagagagggaggagagagagagagaagagacagagaagagagagaggagagaagacaggaagtgggcAGGATTAGCACACTTCCCAAATACTGGCAGTGACTTATTTCTTCCAGCTTATCCTGCCTCCTAAAGGGTCCCCAGCTTCCCCTCAAGCTAGTGCCACAGCATGAAAAACATAGCCCAGGGCAGAGTATGGATTTCAGAGCTAAATCTTAAGGTGCACTTGGGAAGCTGCAATTTAGCGAGTATCCCAGGGGTCTTCATGTGCTTATAGAGATGAGAACGACTATAAGCTACTGTGATGATGACATGTGCTCAAACATACATCATAATCTGATTATTTAAATTCAATAAGATATACATATCTTTCCCACTTTCTCCAAAATTAATTTACTTAAGGTAAAATAGCTCATTTATATATAATGACCCTATGATGCtttataccatttttttttcaaaattttgggaaatttttcttctaccaAAATCAGATAATAAATGTTCATGGCTATACGTGGATGCTCTCAGTGTGTGGACatcatgtatatacatgtttttgttttgggtttacTTATTTCAGTCTCCATTAACTCTGTGGGGGTTGTCTCCTAGTATACCATTAGAATGATCAGGGCTGGGGTGGCCTTAAAAATGAATGTCTGGCTGGTTATGGTCATGCCAGCTTCTCTATGATCAAGGTGGTCCCAGAGGAAGGCCCTGTAGGAGAGCATAGTGAGGGCAACTGCAAATGCAGTCAGAGACAGGATTCAGTTCTTTTAGGGATTatgttctgttcttttttctaAGGGTTCAGCAGCTAACCACAAACCATGTGGCTTcaaaagaattttgttttctggAGTCTGGAAGTGTGTGGTTAAGGTGTTCACAGGATAGTTTCTTCAGAGACCTCTGTCCATGGCTTGCAGCTGACTGTCTTGTCCTGTGTCTTCATGCCATATTTGTGTCTGTACTGTAATAGCTTTTAAAGGACAACCATCTTTAGGTGCTCATCACAATGATTTCATCTCACCTGAACTTCCATTTTAAACCTCATCCCCACACACAGCTGTATTCTGAGGCACTGGGAGTTAGATCTTCAGTTTATGAATTTTGAGAGTATAGTTAAactcatagtgtgtgtgtgtgtggggggggaaatCACTACTGAACCACAGTTGAAATGACAAGAGAAGGTTAATCCCAGGTAAAGTAGTTGTAAAGTCATGATTCTCTGTTGCcatttgaactcctgacctttctCGGTTGTCTTCTACTATTCATGTGTCCCAGGCCTAATTCTTTGCTCAGAATACAAGATCCTTGGAAATGTCAATGAGTTCCCTGCAACTCTGATGCACATTGTTATGTAACAGACATAACTTGTATTGGAGAACTCCCACAGATGAACCTCTTTGACCATCACTGAATGTTTGAGATGCCTTATCTCAACAGCTTCTGGTTTGACTTTTTGTGCAGTGTGCTGAAGATGAGGAAACCAGGGACCTTGTTAGGCTGCATGGAGGACTTAAACCCTTGGCCAGTCTACTCAATAACACAGATAATAAGGAACGATTAGCCGCTGTCACTGGGGCAATCTGGAAATGCTCCATCAGCAAAGAGAATGTGATTAAGTAAGTAAGGCATTTAAGATTCTATAATAcgctataataaaatataatcaaatgGTGCTTTAATAAAGAATTGGCTCTGACTGTAATTGATAATATGCATTCTGAGTTAAGGGGTAGAATGCAAAGGCATTATTAATAAAAGGCCCTTCCCCATTCTTCTGCTCAGCAATTTTATGTGGATCAGGGACAGGAATGAtctttctgtgtacatgtgtccTTGTGAATGCATGAgcatatatgtgtgcaagtgtatacATCTGAGACAAGAAGAGAGTTGGATGTCTTCATCTGTCAGCCTCATCTGTTCCTCTGAGACAGGCCCTTTCCCTGAGCCTGGGCTTGGGATTTTTCTTATCATCTGGACTGGAAGCCAGCAATCTCTACTTGGAGCTATGGCTGCTGGTGGGCACCACTCGCCCTGTTCGCTAGTGCATGCTTGTATCCAAACTGTGGTTTCTAACTCATTGTAGAGCCATCTTTCCtcccttattttccttttaaaaggtaAATGAGTCAGCTGATGGCAACTAAGTACTCTTAAAGAgtagttactttctttttttttttttttttttaatggtgaaaaagtgtatatttagaattagccggctgggctcagtttagatgattccaatttgGTTGGCAACATTCAcagcatcataatcaggagccaaccgaacatatgccttcttctctccgtggggccttatgagggtgttgactttggccacatcgatgtcatagagtttcttcacagcctgtttgatctggtgcttgttggccttgacatccacaatgaacacaagtgtgttgttgtcttctatcttcttcatggctgactcggtggtcagggggaatttgatgatggcacagtggtcaagcttgttcctcctgggcgcGCTCTTCCGGGGGTATTTAGGGTGCCTTCGTAGCTGCAGAGTCTTGGGCTGCCGAAAGGTGGGCGATGTGCGGATCTTcttctttctgtggctgtggacgcctttcagcactgccttcttggcttcCAAGGCCTTCCCTTTAGCTtcggctttgggaggggcaggagcttccttcttccctttcggCACCATCTTGGCGAAAAGGTGGCCTACCCTCGTTCCCATGGAGTAGTTACTTTCaattatgattttatttcattttattttaattatttgtaaggGTTTGGGGTGttgaggatcaaacccaaggccttgtgctTGGTAAGCAAGCATTTCACCATTGAGTTAAACACTTGGCCCTTATatttccacatttttaaaaacaaattatagaaTACTTAtcgattttatttattttgatttttaaacttttctgtgtttatttatacATAGTCCCCATGAACACCCTAAggaaactttttctctttttggtgttttctttaataaatttgcATGTTGTAACAGAAAAATCAACTTGCTTAGCAGTATATGATAGAATTATTAGCAGACTAAAAGTAACCCCCATTAATACAAACTTTATTAATGGTAGCAATAAAAATTCATCCGTATTTTGATACATAAACAATGATGAAGTTTactagaaaggagaaagaatgttCTATATAGAAATCAGGACTTcttaaatatgttcttttataTATGCTTCATTTGATTTAAATACATACTGAAAAAGATCAAAGTAAAATTACATGAAGACAGATACTAAAACTTCCTAGTGATTTATACTGAAGTCACCAGAGAAGACCAGTTAAAgtgttttatttgatatttatatgtgtatataatgtttAGATCAAATAATTCATCCCCATTCTTACCTCTCCATTTTTCCcttgtcctcttcttcctcctcccaacttcatgtgctctgattttttttaatgcccaCAGAATCCGTTAgtgatgcctgtgtgtgcatgggtataaGACCATATACTGAATATGCATAGCTTCTCAGAGCCACATACCTAAAGAGAATTGACTCTTGCTCTCCCAGTAGCTCCTCACATTGGGTTAGGACTTCATGAGCCCCTCCCCTGTCCTTGATGGCATTTTGGACAATCTTATGAATGAAGTCCCAGGCTGTGTGAGTTCATATATATAGCTGTATTGCTATGTCCAGCAAATACCATTTGACAATGGACATCTCCTGGTTCTTACAGTATTTCTGGCCCCTCTTCTATGATGATGCATGAGATTtgagggggagatgatatagagcTGAATACTCCACAGTGACTTACTGTGTGCTCATTGACCTGCATGTACTGcaaaagaagcttttctgattaGGGTTGAGAGATGCATTAATTTGTGGATAAAGATTGAAACGTAGAGTACAGTTCATCTCATCATGACTTCCTCTTTTAAAACCCAGTGGACATCTTTTCCTGTTCCTGATCATAGTGGAAGCGTTTTGAGATTTTCTCTGTTTAGCATGCTGTTGGCTGTCATTGTACATTGTTTGttcatgtttagatatgttctttgGAGTCCTAGATCTTCTAGGACTTTTATAATGAAGGGATGttggccttttctgcatctaatgagat is a window of Chionomys nivalis chromosome 13, mChiNiv1.1, whole genome shotgun sequence DNA encoding:
- the LOC130885800 gene encoding 60S ribosomal protein L23a-like is translated as MVPKGKKEAPAPPKAEAKGKALEAKKAVLKGVHSHRKKKIRTSPTFRQPKTLQLRRHPKYPRKSAPRRNKLDHCAIIKFPLTTESAMKKIEDNNTLVFIVDVKANKHQIKQAVKKLYDIDVAKVNTLIRPHGEKKAYVRLAPDYDAVNVANQIGII